A stretch of the Uranotaenia lowii strain MFRU-FL chromosome 3, ASM2978415v1, whole genome shotgun sequence genome encodes the following:
- the LOC129757783 gene encoding B-cell lymphoma/leukemia 11B — translation MTMDIRQSRLNVVKINGHCPSACESDVAGIEMAHTKMDSYGGRKNSGKRSFDVAFLMMPDDKLKSKQVKTIDSPTIDVESDSTQSTRSEDLSVKNGFSPIRPVEERNFNFDLLSRPKPQERSPHHDLTPERLSYSFPNSRLYETPTNLLAIREKAAENFLASELPRSAFSKVTSINVSDSPVPPLSPDSCPSTSPPISISPGAPINFRYDYPFPLNGSSPQHPSELSPQQPSKTKPMIYRQTLQDSDLPQNYFPTPPFMPFAANPQPTLLPEVDGIIRNPAAAAILSTFLPNAMTAFSMSAQNTCAKCNISFRMTSDLVYHMRSHHKNEHHQDPNRRKREEKLKCPVCNESFRERHHLTRHMTAHQDKAGDLLDPKKRNAAASVGGMQVHHQHHHGKRS, via the coding sequence ATGACGATGGACATTCGACAGTCTCGATTGAATGTCGTGAAAATTAACGGACACTGTCCGAGTGCTTGTGAAAGTGACGTGGCCGGAATTGAAATGGCTCATACCAAAATGGATAGTTACGGTGGCCGAAAGAATTCCGGCAAGCGTTCGTTCGACGTAGCATTTCTAATGATGCCAGACGATAAACTTAAGTCCAAACAAGTGAAAACCATTGACTCCCCAACGATCGATGTGGAAAGTGATTCAACTCAATCAACCCGTTCGGAAGATCTGTCCGTTAAAAACGGATTCAGTCCCATTCGACCAGTTGAGGAACGTAACTTCAACTTTGATCTACTTAGTAGACCAAAGCCTCAAGAAAGAAGTCCTCATCATGATCTCACCCCGGAGAGATTATCCTACTCGTTCCCAAACTCACGTCTCTACGAAACTCCAACCAACTTATTAGCCATCCGCGAAAAAGCTGCCGAAAACTTCCTAGCCTCCGAACTTCCTCGGAGTGCTTTCTCCAAAGTAACAAGCATCAACGTATCGGACTCGCCAGTTCCACCGCTCAGTCCAGACAGCTGCCCATCAACCAGCCCACCAATCTCCATCAGCCCGGGAGCCCCAATCAACTTCCGCTACGACTACCCGTTCCCCTTAAACGGAAGTAGCCCTCAGCACCCATCAGAACTTTCCCCCCAACAACCGTCCAAGACCAAACCCATGATCTACCGCCAAACCCTCCAAGACTCCGACCTCCCTCAAAACTACTTCCCAACTCCACCGTTCATGCCATTTGCCGCCAACCCGCAACCAACTCTGCTCCCGGAAGTAGACGGGATCATAAGGAACCCAGCAGCCGCCGCCATCCTATCAACCTTTCTCCCCAACGCAATGACGGCCTTCTCGATGAGTGCCCAGAATACCTGTGCCAAGTGTAACATCAGCTTCCGGATGACCAGCGATCTGGTGTACCATATGCGATCCCACCACAAGAACGAGCACCACCAGGACCCGAACCGGCGGAAGCGGGAGGAGAAGCTCAAGTGTCCGGTTTGTAACGAGAGCTTCCGGGAGCGGCATCACCTGACGCGGCACATGACCGCCCACCAGGATAAGGCCGGGGATCTTTTGGATCCGAAGAAGAGGAATGCCGCCGCATCCGTCGGTGGAATGCAAgttcatcatcagcatcatcacgGGAAGCGGTCGTAA